From a single Botrytis cinerea B05.10 chromosome 4, complete sequence genomic region:
- the Bciki3 gene encoding Bciki3 — translation MRNLRGIQYEQWKPPAQYQNRPITAAAWDLANDAVVCTVGPTEHDAVIQLIRVKTTSKSHEDTLITSWEAPSPNPNLACDKVLSLHYFGDSLTTCLVLAGGDIIVVREDPQPGEGQIEIMGSVDAGITAARWSPDEELLAITTKEDTVIWMSRSFDGVADTTMTKEDLKASNHVSVGWGKKETQFQGRGAKALRDPTMPEKTDEGVLSANDDSSVTISWRGDGAYLAISTIESASRRIIRVYSREGELDSVSEPVDGLEGALSWRPSGNLIAGIQRLEERIDVVFFERNGLRHGEFSLRLTQAQRQVPDQHIKLAWNSDSTVLAVVMADCTQLWTMGNYHWYLKQEIKNHHAPLVATNPVAWHPEKPLRFLSVAEDTINLAEYIFATSRGTLAPPHDFGVLAVIDGQNLMVTPFRVANVPPPMGHHEVTIQSNAIDVAINADASLLAILHQDGISIFELDATKRVAPTPTLSGQFTFDSAIKTTIYQQITFSGKNEILALGRTDTGSVIQGYHLTDMPGEIKEKALENNPTSSVSILSSFVEDGVMHPYVQTSSGDLHSLAFGDASLSSCNFSKQLPWVDIIPFGDGPNAYGDGRIAFGLSSNGHLFANTRLLVRNCTSFLVTPAHLIFTTTTHLLKFVHITEVHDLEVPADDPEIDERCRSIERGARLVTAMPTSLSLILQMPRGNLETIFPRAMVLAGIRKLIEEKNYRKAFTHCRTQRVDMNILYDHAPEQFLSNVALFIDQVKKITYIDLFLSSLREEDVTQTMYKETRVASQNGNIVPTTNGAIAPQDPVDITATKASKVNKICDAVLEVLKTRTATNLQNIITSNVCKNPPALDDGLLVVAQLMKEDEAMADKAVEHICFLADVNRLYENALGLYNLDLALLVAQQSQKDPREYLPFMQNLQQMTELRRKYSIDDYLSRHTKALNHLHELNAFEELQKYTQKHALYKAALAIYRYNPEPLAVITALYAQYLESKSSYKEAALAYESLRNYAKATSCYLASGPSQWRETLFCALTGGADGNPVSGPALTELASTLFDALIESKDYYAAATLQLDYLSSLETACRTFCKGYFFADALHLIALKARPDLLESVIDPGLGDALASSTELLADCKAQLLAQVPRIRELRQKALADPLAFYEGERGGDGEIPDDISVAASSRVSTNRSLFTRYTGNGSVGTVGTGVSRATSKNRRREERKRARGKKGSVYEEEYLVASVGRLMTRVEDSRSEVERLVVGLVRRGMWERARAIEGSMVEVVALCKGCVGEVFGAADAGAGANANANANANEQAGAEGQEYRPVGGDAVYAESLQAAGRKKEAPHLSAFEKLTLLGT, via the exons atgagaaatctAAGAGGAATCCAGTATGAGCAATGGAAGCCTCCTGCGCAATATCAGAATAGGCCCATAACGGCGGCGGCGTGGGATTTGGCAAACGATGCTGTCGTTTGTACTGTCGGTCCTACCGAACATGACGCAGTAATACAACTTATTAGAGTCAAGACAACCTCAAAATCAca TGAGGATactctcatcacatcatggGAAGCGCCATCACCAAACCCGAATTTGGCCTGTGACAAAGTTTTAAGTCTTCATTATTTTGGAGATAGCTTGACCACATGTCTTGTTCTTGCAGGTGGCGACATCATTGTCGTCAGAGAAGATCCTCAGCCTGGGGAAGGTCAGATTGAAATCATGGGCTCAGTTGATGCTGGGATCACTGCGGCACGATGGTCACCTGACGAGGAATTGCTGGCAATTACAACCAAGGAAGATACCGTCATTTGGATGAGTCGCAGCTTCGATGGCGTTGCGGATACCACCATGACCAAAGAGGATCTGAAAGCTTCCAACCATGTGTCTGTTGGCTGGGGTAAGAAGGAAACGCAATTCCAAGGCAGAGGAGCCAAAGCTTTGCGAGATCCGACTATGCCTGAGAAGACGGATGAAGGTGTTCTAAGTGCAAATGATGATTCGAGTGTCACCATCAGCTGGAGAGGTGATGGAGCTTATCTGGCTATATCTACTATCGAATCGGCTTCCCGTCGTATAATTCGAGTATATTCCAGAGAAGGTGAACTTGATAGTGTCAGCGAGCCCGTAGATGGTCTCGAAGGCGCTTTGAGCTGGAGACCTTCCGGAAATTTGATTGCCGGAATTCAACGACTGGAAGAAAGAATCGATGTTGTATTCTTTGAGCGTAACGGATTACGACATGGGGAATTTAGTCTTCGACTCACCCAAGCGCAACGTCAAGTTCCTGATCAGCACATCAAATTGGCCTGGAACTCTGATTCTACAGTGTTGGCTGTTGTGATGGCTGATTGTACTCAGTTGTGGACAATGGGTAATTACCATTGGTATCTCAAGCAAGAGATCAAAAACCATCACGCTCCTTTGGTTGCCACCAACCCTGTCGCTTGGCACCCAGAAAAGCCGTTGAGATTTTTGTCTGTTGCTGAGGACACTATCAATCTTGCAGAGTATATTTTCGCAACTTCTCGTGGTACCTTAGCGCCACCACACGATTTCGGAGTGCTCGCTGTTATTGATGGGCAAAATCTCATGGTAACCCCTTTCCGAGTGGCCAACGTCCCACCTCCTATGGGTCATCACGAAGTCACAATACAATCTAATGCTATCGATGTTGCCATCAATGCTGATGCTTCATTGCTTGCCATTTTACACCAAGACGgaatttcgatttttgaaCTAGATGCCACCAAACGGGTCGCACCTACTCCGACATTGTCTGGCCAATTCACATTTGACTCTGCAATCAAAACTACCATTTATCAACAGATTACCTTCAGTGGCAAGAATGAAATACTTGCCTTGGGTCGAACTGATACTGGTTCAGTTATTCAGGGATACCATCTCACTGATATGCCTGGTGAAATCAAAGAGAAAGCTCTTGAAAATAACCCTACATCGTCTGtatcaatattatcaagCTTTGTTGAAGATGGCGTGATGCATCCATACGTCCAAACTAGCTCTGGTGACCTTCACAGCTTAGCTTTCGGCGATGCGTCCTTATCTTCCTGCAATTTCTCCAAGCAATTACCTTGGGTAGATATCATACCATTCGGTGACGGCCCAAATGCTTATGGAGATGGCCGCATAGCTTTTGGATTGTCCAGTAACGGCCATTTGTTTGCAAATACGCGCTTACTAGTACGAAACTGCACATCGTTCTTAGTTACACCGGCGCACCTTATAtttaccaccaccacacatCTTCTAAAATTTGTTCACATCACAGAAGTTCATG ACCTTGAAGTTCCAGCAGATGACCCAGAAATTGACGAGAGATGTCGAAGCATTGAAAGAGGAGCTCGACTTGTCACCGCAATGCCAACGTCTCTCAGTCTTATCCTGCAAATGCCTCGTGGAAACTTGGAGACTATTTTCCCTCGTGCAATGGTTCTTGCAGGCATTCGAAAACTTATCGAGGAAAAGAACTATAGAAAGGCATTCACTCATTGCAGAACCCAGCGAGTTGATATGAACATTCTATATGATCATGCTCCAGAGCAGTTCTTGTCGAATGTTGCACTTTTTATTGATCAGGTCAAGAAAATCActtatattgatttgttcttATCTTCattgagagaagaagatgttaCCCAGACAATGTATAAAGAGACGAGAGTTGCGTCCCAAAATGGCAACATAGTACCTACCACCAATGGTGCTATCGCTCCTCAAGACCCTGTCGATATCACAGCCACCAAAGCCTCCAAGGTTAACAAGATCTGCGACGCTGTTCTCGAAGTCCTGAAAACTCGCACTGCAACCAACTTACAAAACATCATCACATCTAACGTGTGCAAAAATCCACCTGCACTGGATGATGGCTTATTGGTTGTTGCACAGTtgatgaaagaagatgaggctATGGCTGATAAGGCAGTTGAGCACATCTGTTTCTTGGCAGATGTCAACCGATTGTATGAGAATGCTCTTGGTCTTTATAACCTTGATCTTGCTCTTCTAGTCGCTCAGCAATCTCAGAAGGACCCCAGAGAATATCTCCCCTTTATGCAAAATTTACAACAAATGACCGAGTTACGTCGTAAATATAGCATTGATGATTATTTATCTCGCCACACCAAAGCGCTTAACCATCTCCACGAACTGAACGCGTTCGAGGAACTTCAAAAGTACACTCAAAAGCACGCTCTCTACAAAGCTGCTTTAGCTATCTACCGCTACAATCCTGAACCCCTCGCTGTTATTACGGCCCTCTACGCTCAATATCTCGAATCTAAATCCTCCTACAAAGAAGCAGCACTCGCTTACGAATCCCTCCGCAACTATGCAAAAGCTACATCTTGTTATTTAGCTTCCGGGCCCTCTCAATGGCGCGAAACCCTTTTCTGTGCTCTCACCGGCGGTGCAGATGGAAATCCAGTGAGCGGCCCGGCACTCACCGAGCTAGCAAGCACATTATTTGATGCCCTCATCGAAAGCAAAGATTACTACGCCGCCGCAACCCTCCAACTTGATTACCTCTCATCTCTCGAAACTGCCTGCAGAACCTTCTGCAAAGGATATTTCTTCGCCGACGCCCTTCATCTCATTGCTCTCAAAGCTCGTCCCGATCTTCTCGAGAGCGTAATCGACCCTGGTCTCGGCGATGCCCTCGCTTCAAGCACTGAGTTATTAGCGGACTGCAAAGCACAACTACTAGCCCAAGTCCCCCGTATTCGCGAATTGAGACAGAAAGCACTCGCTGATCCACTCGCTTTTTACGAGGGTGAAAGAGGAGGCGATGGGGAAATCCCAGATGATATCTCCGTCGCGGCTTCTTCTCGCGTTTCGACTAATCGCTCGCTTTTTACTCGCTACACCGGTAATGGAAGTGTCGGGACCGTTGGAACGGGAGTCAGTAGAGCAACTTCCAAAAACAgacgaagagaagaaagaaaaagagctCGAGGTAAAAAGGGAAGTGTATATGAAGAAGAGTATCTCGTCGCCAGTGTCGGCAGACTAATGACGCGCGTCGAGGATTCCAGAAGCGAAGTCGAGAGATTGGTCGTGGGCTTGGTGAGAAGAGGAATGTGGGAGAGAGCGAGGGCTATCGAGGGCAGTATGGTAGAGGTGGTCGCTTTGTGTAAGGGTTGCGTGGGAGAAGTTTTTGGTGCCGCGGATGCGGGTGCGggtgcaaatgcaaatgcaaatgcaaatgcaaatgaaCAGGCAGGCGCGGAAGGTCAGGAATATAGACCAGTAGGCGGTGATGCGGTTTATGCGGAGAGTTTGCAAGCGGCggggaggaagaaggaggcACCTCATCTTTCTGCGTTTGAGAAATTGACCTTGTTGGGTACTTAG